Proteins encoded within one genomic window of Bacillus sp. F19:
- a CDS encoding DUF4479 domain-containing protein — protein MRVFYNKEGVGDTLMISAAELPPEDRAFVKKGDAVRIYSSASGETAGFNLFNASSYLEIESSAGVIELTENLLSKLNECLNQNGFEEQLQADLSPKFVVGFVETKEKHPNADKLSVCQVNTGSEKLQIVCGAPNVDSGQKVVVAKAGAVMPSGLVIKDAELRGVASSGMICSAKELNLPDAPQEKGILVLDDHYEIGTDFFKK, from the coding sequence ATGCGCGTATTTTATAACAAAGAAGGTGTAGGCGATACACTGATGATTTCAGCGGCTGAATTGCCGCCAGAAGACAGAGCGTTTGTAAAAAAGGGAGATGCAGTGCGAATTTACAGCAGTGCCTCAGGCGAAACGGCCGGATTCAATCTTTTTAACGCATCTTCTTATCTTGAAATTGAGAGCAGCGCCGGGGTTATTGAATTGACTGAGAATCTGCTCAGCAAATTGAATGAATGCCTTAATCAAAATGGATTTGAGGAACAGCTGCAAGCTGATCTATCACCCAAATTTGTAGTTGGGTTCGTAGAAACAAAAGAAAAACATCCAAATGCCGATAAATTAAGCGTATGTCAAGTTAATACAGGCAGTGAAAAACTTCAAATCGTGTGCGGTGCACCTAATGTAGACAGCGGACAAAAGGTTGTTGTTGCTAAAGCCGGAGCAGTTATGCCAAGCGGCCTTGTGATAAAAGATGCTGAGCTCAGAGGTGTTGCATCAAGCGGCATGATCTGCTCTGCGAAGGAATTAAATCTTCCCGATGCTCCTCAGGAAAAAGGAATTTTAGTTTTAGATGATCATTATGAAATCGGCACAGATTTTTTTAAAAAATAA
- a CDS encoding M42 family metallopeptidase, with protein sequence MNQETLELFKTLTELPGAPGNEHAVRKFMRSELSKYSDEIVQDRLGSIFGVMHGQSEGPKIMVAGHMDEVGFMVTGVTKNGMIRFQTLGGWWSQVLLAQRVEIITDQGAIPGVIGSIPPHLLSEDQRNKPMQIKNMLVDIGADSDEDAAELGIKPGQQILPVCPFTPMANPKKIMAKAWDNRYGCGLSIELLKELKNETLPSTLYSGATVQEEVGLRGAQTAANMIQPDLFFALDASPANDMSGAKHEFGQLGKGALLRILDRTMVTHRGMREFVLDTAESNNIPYQYFVSQGGTDAGRVHTSNDGVPSAVIGICSRYIHTAASIVHIDDYAAAKELIVSLVKACDQTTLDTIKQNS encoded by the coding sequence ATGAACCAAGAGACGTTAGAGCTTTTTAAGACATTGACGGAGCTTCCGGGTGCACCGGGTAACGAGCATGCCGTGCGTAAATTCATGCGTTCAGAGCTCAGCAAGTACTCAGATGAGATTGTTCAAGATCGGTTAGGCAGTATTTTTGGGGTGATGCACGGTCAATCAGAAGGTCCCAAGATTATGGTTGCAGGGCACATGGATGAAGTAGGGTTCATGGTAACGGGTGTAACGAAAAACGGAATGATAAGGTTCCAGACGCTTGGAGGCTGGTGGAGCCAGGTGCTTCTTGCACAGCGCGTTGAGATCATAACAGATCAAGGGGCGATTCCCGGAGTAATCGGATCGATTCCACCTCATTTATTAAGTGAAGATCAGCGGAACAAACCGATGCAGATTAAAAATATGCTTGTTGATATTGGAGCGGATTCAGATGAAGATGCAGCAGAACTGGGCATTAAGCCAGGACAGCAAATTCTTCCTGTTTGTCCATTTACTCCAATGGCCAATCCTAAAAAGATTATGGCTAAGGCATGGGATAACCGTTATGGATGCGGATTGTCGATTGAATTGTTAAAAGAGCTGAAAAACGAAACACTTCCAAGTACTCTTTATTCTGGTGCAACCGTACAGGAAGAGGTAGGGCTTAGAGGAGCACAAACCGCTGCCAATATGATTCAGCCTGATTTGTTCTTTGCTCTTGATGCGAGTCCTGCCAATGATATGAGCGGAGCGAAGCATGAATTCGGCCAGCTGGGCAAAGGCGCCCTGCTCCGTATTTTAGACCGTACAATGGTGACACATAGAGGAATGAGGGAATTTGTTTTAGACACGGCAGAATCAAACAATATTCCTTATCAGTATTTCGTGTCACAAGGCGGAACAGATGCAGGTCGTGTTCATACTTCAAATGATGGTGTTCCTTCTGCAGTTATTGGCATCTGCTCGCGTTATATTCATACAGCAGCTTCTATTGTCCATATTGACGACTATGCTGCTGCAAAAGAATTAATTGTCTCGCTTGTAAAAGCTTGTGATCAAACGACATTGGATACAATAAAGCAGAATTCATAA
- a CDS encoding DUF1444 domain-containing protein has translation MKMTSRKMAETIKERLKHKDWTSHFDREKDQLRVEDDATKKGITISLPGIIAKWEEKKDAAVDELVYYIEEALTVMNEEQELTGKEKGIFPVIRSTSFPVESSDGVLLIHEKHTAETRIYYALDLGNSYRLIDMKMMERENWTFSKIKEMARFNLRSLQTSVKEDHAAGNVFYFLNANDGYDASRLLNDTILDSFHEKMQGAMAIAVPHQDVLIIADIRNDTGYDILGQMAMSFFASGRVPITALSFLYENNELEPIFILAKNRAKKEEEGKQ, from the coding sequence ATGAAAATGACTTCAAGGAAAATGGCGGAGACAATCAAGGAGCGCTTAAAACATAAAGACTGGACGAGCCATTTTGATAGAGAAAAGGATCAATTGCGTGTTGAAGATGATGCTACTAAAAAAGGCATCACGATATCTCTGCCTGGCATTATTGCAAAATGGGAAGAGAAAAAAGATGCGGCTGTTGATGAATTGGTTTATTACATCGAGGAAGCTTTGACAGTTATGAATGAGGAACAGGAACTGACAGGCAAAGAAAAAGGGATTTTCCCGGTTATCAGATCAACATCTTTTCCAGTCGAATCCTCTGATGGCGTTTTGCTGATACACGAAAAACATACAGCTGAAACGAGAATCTATTATGCGCTTGATCTTGGGAATTCCTATCGTTTGATCGATATGAAAATGATGGAAAGAGAGAACTGGACGTTCAGCAAAATTAAAGAAATGGCAAGGTTCAATCTCAGGTCCCTGCAAACAAGTGTAAAAGAAGATCATGCTGCAGGAAATGTTTTTTACTTTTTAAATGCCAATGATGGCTATGATGCAAGCCGTCTGCTTAATGACACCATCCTTGATTCTTTCCATGAAAAAATGCAGGGTGCGATGGCCATTGCAGTACCGCATCAGGATGTTCTGATTATCGCAGACATCCGAAATGATACAGGTTACGATATTTTAGGCCAGATGGCCATGAGCTTTTTTGCAAGCGGCAGGGTCCCAATTACAGCTCTATCTTTTCTGTATGAAAACAATGAGCTGGAACCTATATTTATTCTTGCAAAGAATCGGGCAAAAAAGGAAGAGGAAGGTAAACAATGA
- a CDS encoding YtoQ family protein, with protein sequence MNINVYLAGEIHSNWRNEVKKKAQNLPVTFTGPMENHDRSDFIGEEILGSQPNAILKDEAASRINNFRTKVLMDKADIVMALFGEKYKQWNTAMDATSALSSKKPLIIIRPVNLHHPLKELSSKADVTVETIDQAIAVLSYLFEQE encoded by the coding sequence GTGAATATAAATGTTTACTTGGCAGGAGAAATACATAGTAATTGGAGAAACGAAGTAAAAAAGAAGGCCCAAAATCTCCCGGTAACTTTTACAGGACCAATGGAAAACCATGATCGGTCTGATTTTATTGGAGAAGAAATATTAGGTTCACAGCCAAATGCTATTTTAAAAGACGAAGCTGCATCCAGAATTAATAATTTCAGAACAAAAGTTTTGATGGATAAAGCGGATATTGTAATGGCTTTATTTGGAGAAAAATATAAACAGTGGAATACTGCAATGGATGCAACAAGTGCATTATCCAGCAAAAAACCGTTAATTATCATAAGACCGGTGAACCTGCATCACCCGCTTAAAGAACTTTCTTCCAAAGCTGATGTAACGGTAGAAACAATTGATCAGGCCATTGCAGTGTTATCCTATCTTTTTGAACAAGAGTAG
- a CDS encoding DUF84 family protein: protein MKIAIGTLNPAKVNAVKASLSDFEQFTFKSVKVPSGVSDQPFSDEETIQGAINRAENAREMEQADLGIGLEGGIIETNQGFYLCNWGAVAGGDIRPIIAGGARILLPDEVGKKVKSGVELGIVMDQYANQYNVSHNEGAIGIFTNGMVNRKEMFTHISKLLFGQYFYMHKKSSGR, encoded by the coding sequence ATGAAAATAGCTATTGGAACCTTAAATCCGGCCAAAGTTAATGCGGTAAAGGCATCTCTATCTGATTTTGAGCAATTTACATTCAAAAGTGTCAAAGTTCCATCTGGAGTATCTGACCAGCCGTTTTCAGATGAGGAAACCATACAAGGCGCCATTAACCGTGCAGAAAATGCCAGGGAAATGGAGCAGGCTGATCTTGGCATAGGTCTTGAAGGAGGTATCATTGAGACAAATCAAGGTTTTTATTTATGCAATTGGGGAGCCGTTGCAGGAGGCGATATCAGACCAATTATTGCAGGCGGCGCCAGAATCCTTCTGCCTGATGAGGTTGGTAAGAAGGTGAAGTCGGGCGTTGAGCTTGGAATCGTCATGGATCAATATGCGAATCAATATAATGTCAGTCATAATGAAGGGGCAATCGGGATATTTACAAATGGCATGGTGAATCGGAAAGAAATGTTTACTCACATTTCTAAGCTGTTATTTGGCCAATATTTTTACATGCATAAAAAGAGCAGCGGCAGATAG
- a CDS encoding thioredoxin family protein: protein MEKLQSMAHYNEVIQKENVILMFSADWCPDCRFIDPFLPELQAENNKFTFYYVDRDEFIDLCAELNVFGIPSFVGFHNGQESGRYVNKDRKTKEQIQEFIDGLSS from the coding sequence ATGGAAAAATTACAATCAATGGCTCATTATAACGAGGTAATTCAAAAAGAAAACGTGATTCTTATGTTTTCAGCTGACTGGTGTCCTGATTGCCGTTTTATTGACCCGTTTCTGCCGGAACTGCAGGCTGAAAATAACAAATTCACATTTTATTATGTAGACAGGGACGAATTTATCGATCTATGTGCTGAATTAAATGTATTCGGAATTCCTAGTTTTGTCGGATTCCACAACGGACAGGAAAGTGGCCGTTATGTGAACAAAGACCGTAAAACGAAAGAGCAGATTCAGGAATTTATAGACGGATTATCATCATAA